The following proteins come from a genomic window of Legionella cherrii:
- a CDS encoding sodium:calcium antiporter, protein MWLELLVMLVLILISAQLFSNALEYFGEKINISTGVTGSIFAAISTALPETTVPLLAIIAGTPDRQINEEISVGAILGAPLMLSTLSTFIMAFSVIKKRGIKGYIAPEVSGFKRDLNFFLVAFTFGALAMFLPLEPNYIRILFSVTLISLYFIYLLLTFSASKALVKDGHAVITNEPLILNQLGLKTNLTTILIQLLFGLILLVFSAKGFIEGVHEVADSIGVPVLLLSLLIIPIATELPEKVNSVIWVRKGQDTLGFGNISGAMVFQGTLLPALGILLTPWQPSRIVLTGILITYLATAWLRFNISAHGIKVSALLLNGILYLTYLGIVLL, encoded by the coding sequence ATGTGGCTTGAACTATTAGTTATGCTCGTTCTTATCTTAATATCAGCGCAATTATTCTCTAATGCGCTGGAATATTTTGGTGAAAAAATAAATATTTCAACTGGGGTCACCGGTTCAATATTTGCAGCGATTTCTACAGCACTTCCAGAAACAACCGTACCACTTTTAGCAATTATTGCAGGAACTCCTGATCGACAAATTAATGAAGAAATTAGTGTAGGAGCAATTTTAGGTGCTCCATTAATGTTATCTACCTTATCAACGTTTATTATGGCTTTTTCAGTAATTAAAAAGCGAGGTATTAAGGGATATATAGCACCAGAAGTTAGTGGATTTAAAAGAGATTTGAATTTTTTCCTAGTAGCATTTACATTCGGTGCTTTAGCAATGTTTCTTCCTCTAGAGCCAAACTATATACGTATTTTATTTAGTGTTACACTGATTTCTCTCTATTTTATCTATTTATTACTTACATTTAGTGCATCTAAAGCTTTAGTCAAAGATGGGCATGCTGTCATCACGAATGAACCCTTGATCCTAAACCAGCTAGGCCTAAAAACCAACCTCACAACAATCCTGATTCAATTACTTTTTGGTTTGATTTTATTAGTATTTAGTGCAAAAGGATTCATTGAGGGCGTACATGAAGTGGCAGACTCTATTGGTGTACCTGTTTTGCTTTTATCGTTGCTTATTATTCCTATAGCAACAGAATTACCGGAAAAGGTAAACAGTGTGATTTGGGTACGCAAAGGGCAAGACACTCTAGGCTTTGGTAATATATCTGGTGCGATGGTTTTTCAGGGAACATTATTACCTGCATTAGGAATACTTTTAACACCGTGGCAACCTTCCAGGATAGTACTCACCGGCATCCTCATTACTTACCTGGCTACAGCATGGTTAAGGTTTAATATTTCAGCACATGGGATTAAAGTGAGTGCATTGCTTTTGAATGGAATTTTATACCTAACCTATCTTGGAATCGTGCTTTTATAA
- a CDS encoding CoA-binding protein: MINDQIDIFFKSKAFAVVGASSNRGKYGNKVLRCYLQNGKKVYPVNPQEDHIEGLSVFSSVRDLPDEVESISIITPAAVTEKVVEDAIQKGIKNIWMQPGAESNNAIQHCKQHKINIIAGGPCILIALDYKDH, translated from the coding sequence ATGATAAATGATCAAATTGATATATTTTTTAAGTCAAAAGCATTTGCTGTGGTTGGTGCCTCATCCAATCGGGGAAAATATGGAAATAAGGTTTTACGTTGTTATTTACAAAATGGTAAAAAGGTTTATCCAGTAAATCCTCAGGAAGATCACATTGAAGGATTGTCTGTTTTCTCTTCAGTACGAGATTTGCCAGACGAGGTGGAAAGCATTTCCATCATCACCCCAGCTGCCGTTACCGAGAAAGTTGTTGAAGATGCAATTCAAAAGGGCATTAAAAATATTTGGATGCAACCAGGTGCAGAAAGTAATAACGCCATTCAACACTGTAAGCAACACAAAATCAATATCATAGCTGGCGGACCTTGCATTTTAATTGCTTTGGATTATAAAGATCATTAA